Sequence from the Candidatus Kryptoniota bacterium genome:
GGATTACTCGGGAGCGCAATCGGCAGTCGCCCTGACGCACGATATCGATTATACAAGCTCACTCAATCCGAAAATCATCAGACGCGACATACTCGGACATTCGATCTTAAATTATACAGGATTGACACAGCACGAACGCACGAAGAAGCTTCTCAATCCGCTCGCGGCGCTGATAGGCCGCAACCCGGCGAAGGCCGGGCTCTCATTCCTCAGGGAGACCGAACTTGCTCGCGATGTAAGGTCGACATTTTTCATTAAGTCAGGCAAGTCAGGCAAAGAAGATGTCGGCTACAGCATTCGATCTTCTACCATGAAATCATTTTTGAAGTCGCTCAGAGATAACGGTTTCGAAATCGGCATTCACCCCAGCATGAAGACTTACATTGACGCGGGGAGACTCATCACTGAAAAGTATTTGCTCGAAGAGACTTCCGGGACGGCAGTCAGTTCTGTCCGGCAGCATTATTTGAAGTTCGCCGCGGGTACAACGATCGACGTGTGGGAGCAGGCGGCAATGAAATACGATTCTACACTCGGGTTCTCGAGGAAGGTCGGGTTCAGGAACAGCGTCGCGTTTCCTTTTCCCCTGTTTAATTTCAGGCTCGACGGAATATCTGCAGTTGAAGAGATCCCGCTCGTCTTCATGGACGGGACTCTCGCGGAAGACAGAACGCATTCCACTTACGAGACATTCGAGATTATGACGGGACTTATCCGTGAAGTCAAAGAGGCTCACGGGGCCGCTGCGGTGCTTTTTCACAATTCACTTCTCGATCCGATAGACTTTCCCGGCTATGGGGGAATCTATTCAAGCCTCATCAACGAAATAAAAGGACGAGGGATGAAAATCGGAACGGTTGCGGAGATCGCAGAAAACTTCAGGTGAATCCGTACGCCGTCCTGGTTTTTCAGATTTTATTTTCGAGCGGCACACATATCGTCGCAAATGATGCGACCCAGACGATCCCCCCGGCAATCCTCGCTTTCCTTCGCACGGTTCTTTCCGGAGCGATTTACATCGGATACACACTGTACAGGGGAACGCACTTCAGATTCCGCGGGAAGGATCTGAAGCTTCTCCTCATTATAGGTTTCCTCTCAGTTCCGATTAACCAGTTCATTTTTCTGTACGGGATAAAGTTCGCAACCGCGAAAGACGCTGCTCTTTTGTACGCGCTCACTCCCGTTCTCGTTCTTCTGATATCAGGTTTCTATCTCAGAGAAAGGATTACCGGCACGAAAGCCATCGGGTCTGCCCTGGCATTTCTGGGTGTCTTGATAATCGTCCTCGAGAACGGATTGCACGTCGGGATATCCCAGGTGAAAGGGGACATTCTTTTGTTCATCGCCGTTGTCGCCTGGGCATTGTACACTTCCCTGGGACGGAGACTGGTTGTGAGATACGGCGCGATGACGACGACGATTTACGTGGCGCTTATTGGCTCGCTGATGTTTGCGCCGTTCGGTATTTGGAGCTCGATAGGGTACGATTTTGGTCGACTCAACTTCGGCCAGTGGATGGAAGTGCTCTACCTCGCCATCTTCACCTCGATCGTCGGCTACGTTCTCTGGTACTACGCTCTCAGCAAGATCGAAGCAACTAAAGTTGCCGTATTTACAAATG
This genomic interval carries:
- a CDS encoding polysaccharide deacetylase family protein; this encodes MNVNIVTDVQSGLRQKAKYGLTILLKPLRLDVRFTNSLVDGSLNIFYGETRPEKSKKIFFLSSSPDFQTCVSNSRLPSIEDVEWIDFSGKRIPRFFSKGREEGEDIFSFDVVAATFMLASNYQDLISTERDEYDRLRAMDSIQDRLNILNFPVVNYYSLLLKNALEKFFNIRIEQKDYSGAQSAVALTHDIDYTSSLNPKIIRRDILGHSILNYTGLTQHERTKKLLNPLAALIGRNPAKAGLSFLRETELARDVRSTFFIKSGKSGKEDVGYSIRSSTMKSFLKSLRDNGFEIGIHPSMKTYIDAGRLITEKYLLEETSGTAVSSVRQHYLKFAAGTTIDVWEQAAMKYDSTLGFSRKVGFRNSVAFPFPLFNFRLDGISAVEEIPLVFMDGTLAEDRTHSTYETFEIMTGLIREVKEAHGAAAVLFHNSLLDPIDFPGYGGIYSSLINEIKGRGMKIGTVAEIAENFR
- a CDS encoding DMT family transporter produces the protein MNPYAVLVFQILFSSGTHIVANDATQTIPPAILAFLRTVLSGAIYIGYTLYRGTHFRFRGKDLKLLLIIGFLSVPINQFIFLYGIKFATAKDAALLYALTPVLVLLISGFYLRERITGTKAIGSALAFLGVLIIVLENGLHVGISQVKGDILLFIAVVAWALYTSLGRRLVVRYGAMTTTIYVALIGSLMFAPFGIWSSIGYDFGRLNFGQWMEVLYLAIFTSIVGYVLWYYALSKIEATKVAVFTNGQPIMTAILAYFFLGQSISLIFVVGAVVTIGGVLITQIEAGHRRESTSG